Proteins from one Desulfonema limicola genomic window:
- a CDS encoding ATP-binding protein gives MENHFHFLKNAYFFRTLSDEDIVKIQAVCKEEQFNTNEIVFFEGDMGDRCFIILKGSVEIWKDYNSPERDMLAVYKSGQLFGELALIDQSPRGATIVVRESVNLLSITRADFDRVLAGSVTISISIMKSISAMIREQTEHFLDNLRTSKNRLSMAYAQLRKEVEERKQLEAQLLQAQKMESIGTLAGGIAHDFNNILFIIFGYTQMTLEMMPETSPFHNNLKEVLNAAERAKSLVQQILTFSRQGSQELQPLQIQFIAKEVVKMLKSSLPASIKIKQNIDTNCGPVMADPSQIHQIIMNISTNAYHAMEEKGGTMEISLDNININIQSPSEDIHNMIPGPYVRLSISDTGCGMTRELTERIFDPYFTTKTQGKGTGLGLSIVHGIVKSHSGYISVKSEPGAGTIFYIYIPMLTSSIDLTQKASEKSVPTGKEQILIVDDEQPIAKMLQKMLEPLGYNVEYKTSSMEALLEFEKHPEKFDLVITDLNMPGMTGDELAKALVRIRSDLPVILCTGFSEIITEEKMKAIGIRELIMKPVVKNELARIIRNILESRE, from the coding sequence ATGGAAAATCATTTTCATTTTCTTAAAAATGCCTATTTTTTCAGAACCCTTTCAGATGAAGATATTGTAAAGATTCAGGCTGTATGCAAAGAAGAACAATTTAATACAAATGAAATAGTTTTTTTTGAAGGGGATATGGGAGACAGGTGTTTTATTATCCTTAAAGGAAGTGTTGAAATCTGGAAAGATTATAACAGTCCTGAACGGGATATGCTGGCGGTTTACAAGTCAGGCCAGTTATTTGGCGAGCTTGCTCTTATAGATCAATCTCCAAGAGGAGCAACTATTGTTGTCAGGGAATCTGTTAATCTGCTTTCCATAACAAGAGCTGATTTTGACAGAGTACTTGCAGGGTCTGTTACTATTTCCATATCTATTATGAAATCCATATCAGCAATGATAAGAGAACAGACAGAACATTTTCTGGATAATCTTAGAACCAGCAAAAACCGTTTAAGCATGGCATATGCCCAGCTCAGAAAAGAGGTCGAGGAGCGCAAACAGCTTGAAGCCCAGCTTCTTCAAGCCCAGAAAATGGAATCCATTGGTACTCTTGCAGGGGGCATTGCCCATGATTTTAACAATATTCTTTTTATAATTTTTGGATACACCCAGATGACCCTGGAGATGATGCCTGAAACCAGTCCTTTTCATAATAATCTTAAAGAAGTACTTAATGCTGCAGAACGTGCAAAAAGCCTTGTTCAGCAGATACTGACCTTCAGCCGCCAGGGCAGCCAGGAACTCCAGCCTCTGCAAATCCAGTTTATTGCCAAGGAAGTTGTTAAAATGCTTAAATCATCCCTGCCTGCATCTATAAAAATCAAACAAAATATAGACACAAACTGCGGTCCTGTTATGGCTGATCCTTCCCAGATACACCAGATAATTATGAATATCAGCACCAATGCTTATCACGCAATGGAGGAAAAAGGAGGGACTATGGAAATATCTTTGGATAATATCAATATAAATATACAGTCCCCTTCTGAAGATATTCATAATATGATTCCAGGGCCTTATGTAAGACTCAGCATAAGCGATACCGGCTGCGGCATGACCCGTGAGTTGACAGAACGTATTTTTGATCCTTATTTTACTACTAAAACACAGGGAAAAGGAACAGGCCTGGGACTGTCTATTGTTCACGGAATTGTTAAAAGTCATTCAGGATATATATCTGTTAAAAGCGAACCAGGAGCAGGAACAATATTTTACATATATATTCCAATGCTGACAAGCAGTATAGATTTAACTCAAAAGGCATCAGAAAAATCTGTTCCCACAGGAAAAGAGCAGATTCTTATAGTTGATGATGAACAGCCAATTGCAAAAATGCTGCAAAAAATGCTGGAACCTCTTGGTTATAATGTTGAATACAAAACCAGCAGCATGGAAGCTCTTCTGGAGTTTGAAAAACATCCTGAAAAATTTGATCTTGTGATTACCGATCTTAACATGCCAGGCATGACTGGCGATGAACTGGCAAAAGCCCTGGTAAGAATCAGATCAGATCTGCCTGTTATCCTCTGTACTGGATTCAGCGAAATTATTACAGAAGAAAAAATGAAAGCCATTGGCATTAGAGAACTTATTATGAAGCCCGTTGTTAAAAACGAACTTGCCAGAATTATCAGAAATATCCTGGAATCTCGAGAATAA
- a CDS encoding TIR domain-containing protein, giving the protein MTIFISYAPDDRAIAEKLHADLKNKGLNPWMADIDLLPGQKKEETIRRTIKQSSFFLAVLSSKSFSSRGAVHKEIRQALDMFDEFPDSDIFVIPVRIDDCTNTHEKLENLFPVDLFPDYSAGFERLMPALSKSRNNSYPKSEEKKVQPETGQLKENQEVKQEAYPAWVLKVSVGSALAFLVILLILAVFIPDPSVFQIFVFRVILALAAAGFGATIPGFLKVEMPLWKKGLISATGAIALFVVVYMVNPPELISHQEPQKKEQKIKQPLSGFILDENGSPVSGVSVSLLDFGLTRNTDNKGAFYFEVEADKQAVVRIMAQKQGFKTWRQDASLGNAGLSFKMEKEKIQ; this is encoded by the coding sequence ATGACAATTTTCATCAGCTATGCTCCTGATGACCGGGCAATTGCTGAAAAACTCCATGCTGATCTGAAAAACAAGGGTTTAAATCCCTGGATGGCAGACATTGACCTGCTTCCAGGTCAGAAAAAAGAAGAAACCATCCGCAGGACAATAAAGCAGAGCAGCTTTTTTCTGGCAGTCCTTTCTTCTAAATCATTTTCCAGCCGAGGGGCAGTTCACAAGGAAATCCGCCAGGCTCTTGATATGTTTGATGAATTTCCTGATTCTGATATTTTTGTTATTCCAGTGCGCATTGATGACTGCACAAATACCCATGAAAAACTGGAAAACCTTTTTCCTGTGGATTTGTTTCCTGATTATTCAGCAGGATTTGAAAGACTTATGCCTGCTCTTTCAAAGTCCAGAAATAATTCATATCCCAAATCAGAAGAAAAGAAAGTTCAACCAGAAACAGGACAGTTAAAGGAAAACCAGGAAGTGAAACAGGAGGCTTATCCTGCATGGGTGTTAAAGGTTTCAGTTGGCAGCGCCCTTGCATTTTTGGTGATACTCCTGATTCTTGCTGTATTTATTCCAGACCCTTCCGTATTTCAGATTTTTGTTTTCAGGGTTATACTTGCCCTGGCTGCTGCTGGGTTTGGTGCAACTATCCCTGGGTTTCTCAAGGTTGAAATGCCGCTTTGGAAAAAAGGGCTTATTTCCGCAACCGGTGCAATTGCCCTGTTTGTTGTTGTATATATGGTGAATCCGCCTGAACTGATTTCTCACCAGGAACCACAGAAAAAAGAGCAAAAAATCAAGCAGCCTCTTTCCGGTTTTATTCTTGATGAAAACGGCAGCCCTGTTTCCGGTGTTTCTGTGAGTCTTTTGGATTTTGGGCTTACAAGAAATACTGATAACAAGGGAGCTTTTTACTTTGAAGTGGAGGCTGATAAACAGGCTGTTGTCCGTATTATGGCACAGAAACAGGGGTTTAAAACATGGCGGCAGGATGCAAGTCTTGGCAATGCAGGGCTTAGTTTTAAAATGGAAAAGGAGAAGATACAATGA
- a CDS encoding tetratricopeptide repeat protein: MTVYTLETLPQSWAMTQNNLGNALSDQGIRTGGEEGAKLLSQAVEAYRAALTVYTLETLPQYWATTQNNLGTALSDQGIRTGGEEGAKLLSQAVEAYRAALTVYTLETLPQYWATTQNNLGAALSDQGIRTGGKREQNCFLRLLRLTGLL, translated from the coding sequence TTGACTGTTTATACCCTCGAAACACTTCCACAATCCTGGGCAATGACCCAGAACAACCTGGGGAATGCGCTTTCTGATCAGGGAATAAGGACTGGCGGGGAAGAGGGAGCAAAACTGCTTTCTCAGGCTGTTGAGGCTTACCGGGCTGCTTTGACTGTTTATACCCTCGAAACACTTCCCCAATACTGGGCCACGACCCAGAACAATCTGGGGACTGCGCTTTCTGATCAGGGAATAAGGACGGGGGGGGAAGAGGGAGCAAAACTGCTTTCTCAGGCTGTTGAGGCTTACCGGGCTGCTTTGACTGTTTATACCCTCGAAACACTTCCACAATACTGGGCAACGACCCAGAACAACCTGGGGGCTGCGCTTTCTGATCAGGGAATAAGGACGGGGGGGAAGAGGGAGCAAAACTGCTTTCTCAGGCTGTTGAGGCTTACCGGGCTGCTTTGA
- a CDS encoding AAA-like domain-containing protein — protein MRRFSSYGPVDTSLHYFVPREKLIEKACVQLMGENPEQGGHYITVWAPRQCGKSWIMNKTMWKLAENERFHVLKLELEYLKTTKDPDEIVSSIAERIIDRLKHKNICPGTCIKNIKEFDKLFTSQVLDKPLILILDEFDALTEEAITGLAGAFRNIYNNRRSDPNPSHKKEYLLHGIALIGVRSVLGIENVKGSPFNVQRSLHIPKLTYEETCSMFYQYEQETGQKVEQEVIDLVFYETQGQPGLVSWFGELLTEGYDQYVPDHSRSITAEDFKYVYEDALNVLPNNTVLNIISKARQEPYKGLVLEFFRTKEKQLFRFDEKHINFLYMNGVIDPEKQDKTYIRFSCPFVQKRLFNYFSYELFRYMGKILEPFEDTSDTITETGLNITNLLRRYERHLKKNREWMFQDAPRRKDLRIYEAVFHFNLYEFINSFLANKKAKVWPEFPTGNGKIDLMIQYAGKLYGLELKSYTDDSDFRISLQQAARYGKTLKLDLIWLVEFVEYIPEGYREKYEQEYNDKDSGVVVKPVFVATGE, from the coding sequence ATGAGAAGATTTTCATCATACGGACCTGTGGATACAAGCCTGCATTATTTTGTTCCCAGGGAAAAGCTTATTGAAAAAGCCTGCGTTCAATTAATGGGTGAAAACCCGGAACAAGGCGGGCATTACATAACAGTATGGGCACCCCGTCAGTGCGGCAAATCCTGGATTATGAATAAAACCATGTGGAAACTGGCTGAAAACGAACGGTTTCATGTTTTAAAACTTGAGCTGGAATACCTGAAAACCACGAAAGACCCTGACGAGATTGTATCCAGCATTGCAGAAAGGATTATTGACAGACTTAAACATAAAAATATCTGTCCAGGTACCTGCATTAAAAACATAAAGGAGTTTGACAAACTGTTTACATCTCAGGTACTTGACAAACCCTTAATACTGATCCTTGACGAATTTGACGCACTGACAGAAGAAGCCATAACCGGGCTTGCCGGGGCATTCCGCAATATCTACAACAACAGGCGCAGTGACCCCAATCCTTCACATAAAAAAGAATATCTTCTTCACGGCATTGCATTAATCGGGGTGCGCAGTGTCTTAGGCATTGAAAATGTCAAAGGTTCTCCTTTCAATGTCCAGCGCAGCCTGCATATTCCAAAGCTTACATATGAAGAAACCTGCTCCATGTTTTATCAGTATGAACAGGAAACCGGGCAGAAGGTGGAACAGGAAGTCATAGACCTGGTATTTTACGAAACCCAGGGACAGCCCGGGCTTGTGTCCTGGTTTGGGGAGCTGCTTACAGAGGGATATGATCAATATGTGCCTGATCATTCCCGTTCCATTACTGCTGAAGATTTCAAATATGTTTATGAAGATGCCTTAAATGTGCTTCCCAACAATACAGTATTAAACATCATAAGCAAAGCCAGGCAGGAGCCGTACAAGGGGCTTGTGCTGGAATTTTTCAGGACAAAGGAAAAACAGCTTTTCAGGTTTGATGAAAAACATATAAATTTCCTGTACATGAACGGGGTAATTGACCCTGAAAAACAAGATAAAACCTATATCCGCTTTTCCTGCCCCTTTGTGCAGAAACGCCTGTTTAACTATTTTTCCTATGAGCTTTTCCGCTACATGGGCAAAATCCTTGAGCCTTTTGAAGACACATCAGACACTATCACGGAAACAGGCTTAAACATTACAAACCTCCTGCGCCGGTATGAAAGACATCTGAAAAAAAACCGTGAATGGATGTTCCAGGACGCACCAAGAAGAAAAGACCTGCGCATTTATGAAGCTGTATTTCATTTTAATCTTTATGAATTTATAAACTCCTTTCTTGCCAATAAAAAAGCAAAGGTATGGCCTGAATTTCCCACAGGAAACGGCAAGATTGATCTCATGATCCAGTATGCAGGAAAACTTTACGGGCTGGAATTGAAAAGCTATACTGATGACAGCGATTTCCGCATATCATTACAGCAGGCTGCACGGTATGGGAAAACACTAAAACTTGATTTAATCTGGCTTGTGGAATTTGTAGAATACATTCCCGAAGGATACAGGGAAAAATATGAGCAGGAATATAATGACAAAGATAGCGGGGTTGTTGTAAAACCTGTTTTTGTGGCAACAGGGGAGTAA
- a CDS encoding tetratricopeptide repeat protein produces the protein MTVYTLETLPQYWAATQNNLGAALSDQGIRTGGKEGAKLLSQAVEAYRAALTVYTLETLPQYWAGTQNNLGNALSDQGIRTGGKREQNCFLRLLRLTGLL, from the coding sequence TTGACTGTTTATACCCTCGAAACACTTCCACAATACTGGGCAGCTACCCAGAACAACCTGGGGGCTGCGCTTTCTGATCAGGGAATAAGGACGGGGGGGAAAGAGGGAGCAAAACTGCTTTCTCAGGCTGTTGAGGCTTACCGGGCTGCTTTGACTGTTTATACCCTCGAAACACTTCCACAATACTGGGCAGGGACCCAGAATAACCTGGGGAATGCGCTTTCTGATCAGGGAATAAGGACGGGGGGGAAGAGGGAGCAAAACTGCTTTCTCAGGCTGTTGAGGCTTACCGGGCTGCTTTGA